The genomic segment CGGTCATCGGCGAGCCGGTGATCCGCTACCCGAGACCATTGACGTGTTAATCGCCGGTTCCGGACCGGCCGGCCTGTGCCTTGCAGCGCAATTAGCGCGCGAGCCCAGCATCCGGACCATGCTCGTGGAGCCTAAATTTGGACCCATGGAGAAGGGCCAGGCAGATGGCATCAGCGTACGTTCGATGGAAATGTTCCAAGCCTTTGGATTCGCCGAGAAAGTCATGCGGGAGTCGGTGTGGATCAATGAAACGACCTTCTGGGCCGCCGGAGCTGAAAGCTTGCTTGAGCGCGTCGCACGGGTCCAAGACGTGCCTGATGGCATTTCGGAAATGCCACACGTGTTGCTCAACCAGGCTAGGGTGCACGACATGTTTCTGGACCTCATGCGCGATGGCCCGACGAAGCTGGAGCCCGACTATGGCTTAAAGGTCGTGGATCTGGAGATCGACCCCAATGCCAAAGACTACCCTGTCACCGTGACCCTGGAGCACACCGACCTGGCACGCCTAGGGCAGACCACCCAGCTGAGAGCCAACTATGTCATTGGTTGCGATGGTGCACGCTCCAGTGTGCGCAAAGCCATTGGTGGCACCTTGCACGGCGATGCGGCGCACCATGCGTGGGGGGTGATGGATCTTTTGGCCACAACCAATTTTCCGGATTGGCGCATGAAGTCGTTTGTGCGCTCCCAAGATGCGGGCATCCTGATGGTGTTGCCGCGCGAAGGCGGCCATTTGGTTCGCCTGTACGTGGAGCTGGACGCCTTGGGGGAACATGAGCGCGTTGCGGACCGCGGTATGGGCGCGGACGACATCATTGCCAAAGCACAGCGTATTTTTCAGCCTTTCAAACTGGATGTGAAAGACGTCGTCTGGTGGTCCATCTATGAAATCGGACACCGGTTGACCGACAAATTTGATGACGTACCGGCTGACCAGTTGGCGACCCGTACCCCTCGCGTCATGCTGGCGGGCGATGCCTGCCACACCCATAGTCCCAAAGCAGGCCAGGGGATGAACGTCTCTATGGGCGATACCTTTAATCTCGGGTGGAAACTGATTTCGGTACTCACCGGGCGTGCAGACCCGGCCTTGCTCCACAGCTACTCGGGGGAGCGGCGCGCGGCGGCGCAAGGCTTGGTGGAGTTTGACCACAAGTGGGCACGTGTCGTGGGCTCTAAAGCGCCAGATACCGTCACTGACGGTTTGCCTCGTGTGGCGCGTGAGTTTGTGA from the Rhodoferax potami genome contains:
- a CDS encoding FAD-dependent monooxygenase: MQYHTHGFNPGDPNVFAAAPGHRRAGDPLPETIDVLIAGSGPAGLCLAAQLAREPSIRTMLVEPKFGPMEKGQADGISVRSMEMFQAFGFAEKVMRESVWINETTFWAAGAESLLERVARVQDVPDGISEMPHVLLNQARVHDMFLDLMRDGPTKLEPDYGLKVVDLEIDPNAKDYPVTVTLEHTDLARLGQTTQLRANYVIGCDGARSSVRKAIGGTLHGDAAHHAWGVMDLLATTNFPDWRMKSFVRSQDAGILMVLPREGGHLVRLYVELDALGEHERVADRGMGADDIIAKAQRIFQPFKLDVKDVVWWSIYEIGHRLTDKFDDVPADQLATRTPRVMLAGDACHTHSPKAGQGMNVSMGDTFNLGWKLISVLTGRADPALLHSYSGERRAAAQGLVEFDHKWARVVGSKAPDTVTDGLPRVAREFVNNLPFTCGLTVQYEPGLLTGAQLHQHLAKGFEIGKRFHSAPVVRLADAKPMHLGHCVDADARFRLFIFAPANDTGTHGGAVDALCSWLQNDAASPICRFTATGEDIDAVIDVRAVFQQGFRALDYTAMPALLRPHVGRLGLCDYEKVFCADATRAGDIFDMRQIDRANGCIVIVRPDQYVGHILPLDARDGLSAYFANILRARS